A single Camarhynchus parvulus chromosome 5, STF_HiC, whole genome shotgun sequence DNA region contains:
- the NDUFB1 gene encoding NADH dehydrogenase [ubiquinone] 1 beta subcomplex subunit 1 has product MVNFAQAVREHWVHILVPLGFVIGCYLDRWNDERLSSFRNKSLLYKRELKPGEEVTWR; this is encoded by the exons ATGGTGAATTTCGCCCAAGCTGTGCGTGAACACTGGGTTCACATCCTTGTTCCCTTAGGATTTGTGATTGGATGCTATTTGGACAGATGGAATGATGAAAGATTGTCTTCCTTCAGAAACAAGAGCTTATTATATAAAAG GGAGTTGAAGCCTGGTGAAGAAGTAACATGGAGATAA
- the ATXN3 gene encoding ataxin-3 isoform X1, whose translation MESIFHERQEGSLCAQHCLNNLLQGEYFSPVELSSIAQQLDEEERMRMAEGGVSSEEYRTFLQQPSVNMDDSGFFSIQVISNALKVWGLELILFNSPEYQRLGIDPINEKSFICNYKEHWFTVRKLGKQWFNLNSLLMGPELISDTYLALFLAQLQQEGYSIFVVKGDLPDCEADQLLQMIRVQQMQRPKLIGEEAAQSRDQRLPRSDVDQAIEVNHPFDGTGMLDEDEENFQRALALSRQEIDMEDEEADLRRAIQLSMQGSRRSELSGSLPQNVPQSSHSSQTESLSSEELRRRRQAYFEKQQQQLQQQNQTPNLQDKATLSSSTPESDPGGDMSEEDMLQAAMNMSLESVRNHLNSEEEK comes from the exons ATGGAGTCGATCTTCCACGAGCGG CAAGAAGGCTCATTGTGTGCTCAACATTGTCTGAATAATTTGCTGCAAGGTGAATACTTCAGTCCTGTTGAGTTATCCTCCATTGCACAGCAATTGGATGAGGAAGAAAGGATGAGAATGGCAGAGGGAGGAGTATCTAGTGAAGAATACAGAACATTTTTACAG CAGCCTTCTGTAAATATGGATGATAGTGGATTCTTCTCAATTCAA GTTATAAGCAATGCCTTGAAAGTGTGGGGTTTAGAACTAATCCTCTTCAACAGCCCAGAGTACCAGAGACTTGGGATCGATCCTAT aaatgaaaaatcatttatttGTAATTATAAGGAACACTGGTTTACAGTTCGAAAGTTAGGAAAACAG TGGTTTAACTTGAACTCTCTCTTGATGGGTCCAGAACTAATATCAGATACATATCTTGCACTTTTCTTGGCTCAATTACAACAGGAAG gttATTCCATATTTGTAGTAAAAGGTGACCTGCCAGACTGTGAGGCTgatcagctgctgcagatgatTCGGGTACAGCAGATGCAGCGACCAAAACTGATTGGAGAAGAGGCAGCACAGTCAAGAGATCAGAG GCTACCCAGAAGTGATGTGGACCAAGCAATAGAAGTTAACCATCCTTTTGATGGAACAGGCATGTTAGACGAAGATGAAGAGAATTTTCAGAGAGCCCTGGCTCTAAGTAGGCAGGAAATTGATATGGAGGATGAAGAGGCTGATCTTCGCAGAGCCATTCAGCTCAGCATGCAAG GTAGCCGTCGAAGTGAGCTCTCAGGCTCATTACCACAGAATGTGCCTCAGTCGTCTCACAGCAGTCAGACAGAGTCCCTTTCCTCAGAAGAGCTGCGAAGGAGAAGACAAGcatattttgaaaa ACAGCAACAACAGCTACAGCAGCAAAATCAGACTCCAAACCTACAGGACAAAGCAACTCTTAGTTCAAGCACTCCAGAATCTGACCCAG GAGGTGATATGAGTGAAGAAGACATGCTTCAAGCAGCCATGAATATGTCTCTGGAGTCTGTCAGAAACCACTTGAATtcagaagaggagaaataa
- the ATXN3 gene encoding ataxin-3 isoform X2 has translation MESIFHERQEGSLCAQHCLNNLLQGEYFSPVELSSIAQQLDEEERMRMAEGGVSSEEYRTFLQQPSVNMDDSGFFSIQVISNALKVWGLELILFNSPEYQRLGIDPINEKSFICNYKEHWFTVRKLGKQWFNLNSLLMGPELISDTYLALFLAQLQQEGYSIFVVKGDLPDCEADQLLQMIRVQQMQRPKLIGEEAAQSRDQRLPRSDVDQAIEVNHPFDGTGMLDEDEENFQRALALSRQEIDMEDEEADLRRAIQLSMQAVEVSSQAHYHRMCLSRLTAVRQSPFPQKSCEGEDKHILKNSNNSYSSKIRLQTYRTKQLLVQALQNLTQEVI, from the exons ATGGAGTCGATCTTCCACGAGCGG CAAGAAGGCTCATTGTGTGCTCAACATTGTCTGAATAATTTGCTGCAAGGTGAATACTTCAGTCCTGTTGAGTTATCCTCCATTGCACAGCAATTGGATGAGGAAGAAAGGATGAGAATGGCAGAGGGAGGAGTATCTAGTGAAGAATACAGAACATTTTTACAG CAGCCTTCTGTAAATATGGATGATAGTGGATTCTTCTCAATTCAA GTTATAAGCAATGCCTTGAAAGTGTGGGGTTTAGAACTAATCCTCTTCAACAGCCCAGAGTACCAGAGACTTGGGATCGATCCTAT aaatgaaaaatcatttatttGTAATTATAAGGAACACTGGTTTACAGTTCGAAAGTTAGGAAAACAG TGGTTTAACTTGAACTCTCTCTTGATGGGTCCAGAACTAATATCAGATACATATCTTGCACTTTTCTTGGCTCAATTACAACAGGAAG gttATTCCATATTTGTAGTAAAAGGTGACCTGCCAGACTGTGAGGCTgatcagctgctgcagatgatTCGGGTACAGCAGATGCAGCGACCAAAACTGATTGGAGAAGAGGCAGCACAGTCAAGAGATCAGAG GCTACCCAGAAGTGATGTGGACCAAGCAATAGAAGTTAACCATCCTTTTGATGGAACAGGCATGTTAGACGAAGATGAAGAGAATTTTCAGAGAGCCCTGGCTCTAAGTAGGCAGGAAATTGATATGGAGGATGAAGAGGCTGATCTTCGCAGAGCCATTCAGCTCAGCATGCAAG CCGTCGAAGTGAGCTCTCAGGCTCATTACCACAGAATGTGCCTCAGTCGTCTCACAGCAGTCAGACAGAGTCCCTTTCCTCAGAAGAGCTGCGAAGGAGAAGACAAGcatattttgaaaa ACAGCAACAACAGCTACAGCAGCAAAATCAGACTCCAAACCTACAGGACAAAGCAACTCTTAGTTCAAGCACTCCAGAATCTGACCCAG GAGGTGATATGA
- the CPSF2 gene encoding cleavage and polyadenylation specificity factor subunit 2, whose amino-acid sequence MTSIIKLTTLSGVQEESALCYLLQVDEFRFLLDCGWDENFSMDIIDSLRKHVHQVDAVLLSHPDPLHLGALPYAVGKMGLNCAIYATIPVYKMGQMFMYDLYQSRHNTEDFTLFTLDDVDAAFDKIQQLKFSQIVNLKGKGHGLSITPLPAGHMIGGTIWKIVKDGEEEIVYAVDFNHKREIHLNGCSLEMLSRPSLLITDSFNATYVQPRRKQRDEQLLTNVLETLRGDGNVLIAVDTAGRVLELAQLLDQIWRTKDAGLGVYSLALLNNVSYNVVEFSKSQVEWMSDKLMRCFEDKRNNPFQFRHLSLCHSLSDLARVPSPKVVLASQPDLECGFSRDLFIQWCQDSKNSIILTYRTTPGTLARFLIDNPSEKVIDIELRKRVKLEGKELEEYLEKEKLKKEAAKKLEQSKEADIDSSDESDAEEDIDQPTLHKTKHDLMMKGEGSRKGSFFKQAKKSYPMFPAPEERIKWDEYGEIIKPEDFLVPELQATEEEKSKLESGLTNGEEPMDQDLSDVPTKCISATESMEIKARVTYIDYEGRSDGDSIKKIINQMKPRQLVIVHGPPEASQDLAECCRAFGGKDIKVYMPKLHETVDATSETHIYQVRLKDSLVSSLQFCKAKDAELAWIDGVLDMRVSKVDTGVILEEGELREDEDLEMQVDVPSSDSSVIAQQKAMKSLFGDDDKEMCEESEIIPTLEPLPPPEVLGHQSVFMNEPRLSDFKQVLLREGIQAEFVGGVLVCNNLVAVRRTETGRIGLEGCLCQDFYRIRDLLYEQYAIV is encoded by the exons ATGACATCGATTATCAAGTTGACTACGCTCTCGGGGGTGCAGGAGGAATCTGCCCTCTGCTATCTTTTGCAAGTAGATGAGTTTCGTTTTCTTTTGGACTGTGGCTGGGATGAAAACTTTTCTATGGATATTATTGATTCTCTGAGGAA GCATGTACACCAGGTTGATGCTGTTCTTCTTTCCCACCCTGACCCTCTACACCTTGGTGCACTTCCATATGCAgttggaaaaatgggattgaaTTGTGCCATTTATGCAACTATTCCTGTATATAAAATGGGACAGATGTTTATGTATGATCTCTACCAG TCCCGCCATAATACTGAAGATTTCACACTCTTTACATTGGACGATGTAGATGCAGCCTTTGATAAGATACAACAGCTGAAGTTTTCTCAGATTGTGAACTTAAAAG GCAAAGGACATGGTTTGTCAATCACACCATTGCCAGCTGGTCACATGATAGGAGGCACAATTTGGAAGATTGTCAAGGATGGGGAGGAAGAAATTGTTTATGCCGTTGATTTCAACCACAAGAGGGAGAT CCATCTGAATGGATGTTCCTTGGAAATGTTGAGCAGGCCTTCATTGCTTATTACAGATTCATTTAATGCTACTTATGTACAACCCAGGAGGAAGCAAAGAGATGAACAGCTGCTGA CTAATGTTTTGGAGACATTACGAGGTGATGGAAATGTATTAATAGCTGTGGATACAGCAGGCAGAGTTCTGGAACTTGCTCAGCTTCTTGATCAGATCTGGAGAACAAAAGATGCAGGATTGGGAGTCTACTCTCTTGCACTTTTGAATAATGTCAGCTACAATGTAGTGGAGTTCTCTAAGTCAcag gTGGAATGGATGAGTGATAAGTTGATGAGGTGCTTTGAAGACAAGAGAAACAACCCTTTTCAGTTCCGCCATCTCTCCTTATGTCACAGTCTATCTGATCTGGCTCGAGTGCCTAGTCCTAAAGTTGTTCTTGCCAGTCAGCCTGACTTGGAGTGTGGGTTTTCTAGAGATCTTTTCATTCAGTGGTGCCAGGATTCCAAAAACTCCATAATTTTAACTTACCGCACTACACCTGGAACATTAGCACGATTCCTGATTGATAATCCTTCTGAAAAAGTTATAGATATTGAG TTGAGAAAACGTGTCAAGTTGGAAGGAAAAGAACTTGAGGAATacctagaaaaggaaaaactaaagAAAGAGGCAGCTAAGAAGTTAGAGCAGTCTAAAGA GGCAGATATTGATTCCAGTGATGAGAGTGATGCTGAAGAGGATATCGACCAGCCAACTTTACATAAGACCAAACATGATTTGATGATGAAGGGTGAAGGTAGCCGGAAAGGAAGCTTCTtcaaacaggcaaaaaaatctTATCCAATGTTTCCAGCTCCTGAAGAAAGAATTAAATGGGATGAATATGGTGAAATTATCAA ACCTGAGGATTTTCTAGTTCCAGAGCTTCAAgcaacagaagaagaaaaaagcaaattagaGTCTGGCTTGACAAATGGAGAGGAGCCTATGGACCAGGATTTATCAGATGTTCCTACCAAATGTATTTCTGCAACAGAATCCATGGAAATTAA AGCCAGAGTTACATACATTGACTATGAAGGACGTTCAGATGGGgactcaattaaaaaaattattaaccaAATGAAACCAAGACAACTGGTCATTGTCCATGGACCGCCTGAGGCCAGTCAGGACCTTGCAGAATGTTGCAGAGCTTTTGGTGGAAAAGATATTAAAGTTTACATGCCCAAACTTCATGAAACTGTAGATGCTACGAGTGAAACTCACATTTACCAG GTCAGGTTGAAAGATTCTCTTGTCAGCTCTCTTCAGTTCTGTAAAGCCAAGGATGCCGAGCTGGCTTGGATAGATGGTGTTCTGGACATGAGGGTTTCAAAGGTGGATACTGGAGTTATTTTGGAAGAGGGAGAGTTGAGGGAAGATGAAGACTTAGAGATGCAAGTGGATGTGCCTTCTTCAGACTCGAGTGTGATTGCACAACAGAAGGCCATGAAAAGCCTCTTTGGTGATGATGACAAGGAGATGTGTGAGGAGAGTGAGATCATTCCTACTTTGGAACCTCTGCCACCTCCTGAG GTTCTTGGGCATCAGTCTGTGTTTATGAATGAGCCAAGACTGTCTGACTTCAAGCAGGTTCTCTTGCGGGAAGGTATACAAGCTGAATTTGTTGGAGGAGTGCTTGTGTGCAACAACCTGGTGGCTGTCCGCAGG actgAAACAGGGCGTATTGGATTGGAaggctgcctctgccaggaCTTCTATAGGATAAGAGACCTTTTATATGAGCAATATGCTATTGTCTAA